The bacterium genome contains the following window.
CGATCCATCCGCATCCGACCCTGTCCGAGACGATCTACGAGGCGGCCGAGGCCTTGTTCGACCCGCAGCGCGACATCCAGGCCGACGCCCCCGCCGAGTAGGGACGCCGCACGAGACAAAGGACGGCCCCATGGCCCGCATCTACACCCGGACCGGCGACGACGGCACCACTCACCTGGGCGACGGCAGCCGCGACCGCAAGTGCGCCGACCGCATCGCCCTGTACGGCGAGGTCGACGAACTGAACAGCGTGCTCGGCTGCGCCGTGGCGGCCCTGCGGCGCGTCGGGCTCGAGGGCCTGGGCACGCTCGTGCAGGACCTGCAGGACATCCAGAGCCGCCTGTTCGATCTGGGCGCCGTGCTCGCCCATCCGGGCAAGTCGGCCGAGTGGGCCGGCGATCCGGCGGCCGGCCACGACTTCGGGGCCGCCGAGCTCGAGAAGCTCATCGACCGGCTCGACGCCAACCTCGCGCCCCTGAAGAACTTCATCCTGCCGGGGGGCCAGGAGGGGGCGGCGCTGCTGCACCTGGCCCGCGCCGTGTGCCGGCGGGTCGAGCGCCAGGCCGTCGAACTGGCCGCCCGCGAGCCCGTGCCCGCCGGCGCGGTCGTCTTCCTCAACCGCCTGAGCGACTTCCTGTTCACCGCGGCCCGGGCCGCCAATGCCGCCGCCGGCGTGCGGGACATCCCGTGGGTCGGCCAGTCGAAAGGCGCGTGATTGCTGGGTTTCGGTGTCTTTTCCGCCCTGCCGCCGGACGCCGCGAATAACCCCCTGCCCGCCGGGGTAGGTTCCTCGTCCCCGGGAGCGGCCGCCGACGCGGCCGATCCCTTTGCCGAAGAACGCCGCCGGGATCGCGCCGACATCATGCGCTTCCTGGCCGGCGAAAGCGGAGGGTTCGAGGACCTCATGACGCGCTACCGCTCGCGGGCCTACGGCATCGCCCTGAGCCTGACCGGCAACCACGACGACGCCATGGACGCCATGCAGAAGGCGTTCATCCGGGTGCATCGCTCGCTGGGCCGGTTCCGGCTCGAGGAACCGTTCTTCCCCTGGCTGTACCGCATCGTCCGCAACACCTCCCTGAACCAGAAGCGCGACGAGGGTCGCCACAAGGGCGAATGCCCCCTGGAGTGGGTCGAGCGCGACGACGGCCGGCCCGATCCCCTGGCGACCACCGTCGCGGACGACCTGCGCGAGCGCCTCTGGCAGGGCGTACAGGAACTGCCCGAGGAGATGCGCACCGTCTTCGCCCTGTACCATTTCGAAGGGCTGAAATACCGCGAGATCGCCGCATCGCTGGGGATTCCCCTCGGCACGGTGATGAGCCGCCTGCACGCGGCGCGCACGCGCCTCAGGCAGGTGGTCGAACCGGAGGAAGCATCGTGAACGGGAACGGCTCCTTTGACCCCCGCAAGGAAGCCCACCTGCTCAGCGCCTACGTCGACGGCGAACTGGACGCCGCCGACCTGGCCCGCGTCGAGGCGCATCTGGCCCGGCCCGACTCCGAGAGCGGCGAAGCCCGCCGGGAGATCGAGCGGCTCAGGCGCCTGAAGGCGCTCACCGGCGCCATGCGGTTGAAGGAGCCGCCGCCGGAGGAGTGGGAAGCATTCTGGGAGAACGTGTACAATCGGGCCGAGCGGTCGGTCGGCTGGATCCTGCTGATGGTCGGCGTGGTCGTCGTCGGCGCCTGGGCGGCCCTGCAGGTCGTCCTGGCCCTGACCCACGCCGAGAACCTGCCCCTCTACGTGAAGGGCGGCATCTTCGTCGGCGCGGCCGGGCTGCTCGTGCTGCTGGTCTCGGTGGTGCGCGAGCGCTGGTACGCGCGGCAGCGCACCCGCTACAAGGACGTCATCCGCTGACGTCGCGTCCCGCGTCCGCCCCGGCGGCGGCGCGCAGAAAGGTCCGCATGAACGGCGACATGCTCTGCACCACCACCCACGAGATCGCGGGCAAGCGCATCGTGCGCACCATCGGCCTCGTGCGCGGCAACACCATCCGGGCCCGCCACCTGGGGCACGACCTGATGGCCGGCCTGAAGAACATGGTCGGCGGCGAGATCACCGACTACACGAAGATGATCGCCGAATGCCGCGAAGAGGCCCTGGACCGCATGGTGGCCGAGGCCGAGGCCAACGGCGCCAACGCCGTGGTGGGGGTGCGCTTCGCCACGAGCGAGATGATGGAGCACGCGGCCGAGCTGCTCGCCTACGGGACGGCGGTGGTCGTCGAGGACGTCTAGGCCGCCCCGCGGCGGTGCCCGCCTTCCCCAAAAAGAGAACGGGGCGGCGCCTGCGCGCCGCCCCGCTTCCGTTGCGGACCTAGTTCACGAAGTGCTGCAGGACGCCCAGGCTGAGGTAGAGGGCGTCCTGGCCTTCGTCCGTGCGCCCGTAGGACAGGGCCAGCGGGCCGGCGAAGGTGGTGCCGACCAGCGAGAACAGGGCCGCGTAGCGCAGGTCGTCGGCGGACGGATCGTCGAGCCAGTACCAGGCATTGCCCGCCTCGAGCTGCACGCCCACGTACCACGAGGTGGCGTAGGGACTCGTGGCGCGGGTCAGCCGCCGGTAGTAGGCGGCCGTCGACAGGGCGTAGATCTCGCCGGAGATCTGGTCCTGATGCAGGCCCGAGATGCGACCGGGGCCGCCCAGGGTGAACACGGCGAAGAGCGGCATGTCGGTGTGGAAGTTGGTGCCGCCCTGGCCCGTGAGGATGAAGACGTCGTCGGCCGAGCCGAAGGCCAGGCCCAGGGCCGCGTCGGCCTGGTGGTAGTCCAGGCCGGAGCCGAGGTCGGGCAGGGCGTGGAACCAGCGCACGCGCCCGGCCCAGCCGGCGTAGGGCAGCACCGGCCGGTTCAGCATGTCGCCGCCGAGGCTGCCGGTGACGCCGCCGAAGGCCCCGTCGAACTCGCCCAGGCTCAGGCCCGAGCGGTCGCTCGCCGTGAGGTGTCCGTAGGCCAGGCCACCCCGGATCTCGCCCCAGCGACCCAGCCGCAGGCCGACCTCCGGCTGCACCTGGAAGCGCTCGATGTTGTAGTCGCCCCACTCCTTCAGCAGGTAGTACCACGGCTTGCGCTGGTAGGCCCAGGTGCCGGTCAGGGCCACGAAGGAGAGCCGGCGCATGGTCAGCGGCTGGTAGAGTTCCGCCGACAGGCCCGTCCGGGGCCCGATCTTGAAGTCGGTGCGCACCTCGCCGCCGTGGGTATTGAGCTCCATGCGGGTCCAGCGCATGCGGGCGGTGAGCTCGGACTGGCCGCCGTCGCCGCCGAGGTACGAGAAGCCGAAGTTCAGGATGTTCGGCGCGTAGTGCTTCGGGATGGTGATGACCTCGAGGGCGTAGCCGCCGCCGTCGAGCGGGTGCAGCGAGAAATCGACCAGCTCGAACACGCCGTAGTCGTAGAGGGCGGTGAAGTCCTCCTCCAGCTGCACCATGTCGAGGGGCTGGCCGAGTTCCTGGCCCAGCCGCGCGCGCACGGCCGCGTCGCCGGCCACCGATTCGTTGGTGATGCGGATCTCGTTCACGGTGACGGGCCGGATGTTGCGTTCGCGGTGGCGGCGCAGGTGCTCCACGTACTCGTCCTGCGGCAGGGCGAGGGCCCGCAGCTGGTCGACGACCCGCAGGGCGGCCTCGCGGCCGGGGCCGATGGTGTCGAGCACCCGCTTGAAGTCGCGCGTGCTGATGCCGGTCAGGTCGGGCTGGATGACGATGTCGGCATTCGCCACCTGGGGGTCGACGTTCTGCCGCGCCCCGATGTAGCCCTTCTGCTCGTTGATGCCGCTGATGGTGCGCAGCTTCGCCGGATCGGTCTCGGCCGGGATGGCACCCACGTCGACGGCGATGATGATGTCGGCGCCCATGGCGCGGCCCACGTCGACGGGCAGGTTCCGCGCCAGGTAGCCGTCGACGAGCTTGCGTCCGTCCCACTCGACGGGCGGGAACACCCCGGGGATGCTCATGCTCGCGCGCACGGCCTTCAGCAGGTTGCCGTGGTCGGGCACGAACATCTCGCCGGTCTGCAGGTCGGTGGTGACGGCGCGGAAGGGCGTCGGCAGGTCATCGAAGCTCTCGTGGCCCAGCAGGTAGAGCGCCGGCTCGCGGAAGGCGAAGCCCAGCTTCTGGCCGGAGATGGCGGCCGAGGCCAGGACGACGCCGCGGTCCTTCCAGCCCCACTCGACGGGCAGGAAGTCGGCGGTGTCGTCCTGCTTGCGGCGGAAGGTGCGGTCCTGGCGGGCGGGGCGGTCGCTGAAGAGGTCGTCCCAGTCGATGCCCTCGAGGGTGGCCTGGATCTCGTCGGGCATCAGGCCCACCGAGTAGAGGGAGCCGATCACGGCGCCCATGCTGGTGCCGGCCACGAAGTCGATGGGGATGTTCTGCTCCATCAGCACCTGCAGCACCCCGATGTGGGCGCCGCCGCGGGCGCCGCCGCCGCCGAGCACGAGCCCGATGCGGGGGCGCTCGGCCGGAGGCGGGGAGGTGGGGGCCGTCTGCGCCGGTGCGAGGCCGGGTCGCAGGACGATCGTGGTCAGGAGCAGGATGGCGAGCGGGGTGAGGGCCGGCAGACGGCGCTTCATGCCACGTCCCTTCGATCGGGTCCGGGGTTGTCGGGCTACGCGGCACCATGATGCCCGGACGCCGGGCCGGCGGCAAGCAAAAGGGGCGCCGCGGGGGCGCCCCTCTATCGATCGCGTGCGGGGTCCGACCTACTCGTCGACCATGCTGATCGCGCCCTCGGGGCAGGCGTCCACGCAGGCCTCGCAGTCGATGCACTCCTCGGCGTTGACCCAGGCCTTGCCGTCGACCATGGAGATGACTTCGGTGGGGCAGGCTTCCACACACTCTTCACATGCGGTGCACATGCTCTTGTCGACCAATGCGGGCATTACGGGATCCTCCTGAGAACTCGGACAATGGGGCCGCCGCCGGCGGCCGGACTTACCTCAAAAGGTACGAGATGGGCACCGTATGTCAAATTGCCCGTGATTGTCAATATCAATATAAGCGATTGCTGCGTAATGGATTACATGATTATGAAAACCGCAGTCAAAGATTTATTTGCGCAGGAGCGCAGAAAGTCCCCAGCGGTCGTCGCGCGCCAGCAGCGGGGGCAGGCACAGGAGCAGCAGCCCGAGGTCGCGGAAGAGGAGCGAGACGCCCACGCCGTGGCCGGCGTCGGTGTTGAAGCAGCCGCAGGAGATGTCGAGCCCGCGCGCCAGCGCGGTGCCGATGGCGATGGTGAAGACCACGAGCAGGAACGCGGCCCACAGGCTGGCGCCGCGGCGGGCGATGCCCAGGACGAGCGCCGCCCCCAGCACGAACTCGACCATGGGCAGCAGCAGCGCCGACGGGTGCAGCAGGGCGTAGGGCACCAGGCGGTAGTGGTGGATGGCCTCGGCGAAGGCCTGGGGGTGGGCCAGCTTGTCCAGGGAGGCGTAGATGAACACGCCGCCGACGGCGAGCCGGCAGAGCAGGACGACGACGGCGCTCATGGCGCGGCCTCCGCCGGCGCCGCGGAGATCTCGCCGCCGGCCCCGCGCCAGGCCTGCAGGCCGCCCTTGAGGATGACGACGTCGCCGTAGCCGCGCTCGATGAGACGTGCCGCCACGTTCGAGGTGCGCGTGAGGTTGCCGTCGCCGACCAGGATGAGCCGGTCTTCCGGGAGGAGGAAGTCGAAGTTGGCCCTGAGGTCGTCGTCGAAGCTGTCCTCGCGGATGAAGAGGGCGCCGGGCACGGTCTCGCCGCCGGTCTCGGCCCGGGTGTCGACGAAGAGGTGCACGCCCTCGTCGTAGAAGGCCAGCGCCGCGGGCACGTCGATCAGGGGCGCGGCCAGTTCGAGCTGGTACACGGCGGGTTCCGCGGCCAGGGGCAGGGGGTCGTCCTGCCGGGCCCACCAGCCGCCGGCGGCCACGGCCGCCACCAGCAGCAGCACGCCGGCCTCCCGCAGGGAGGCCGGCCAGTCGGGAGTCCAGGCGGCGAAGCGGCTCATGGACCGGGTCCTACATCCGCACCATGTAGGTCACGGGGATCTCGATGACCGGGGTGCTCTTCAGGTCGGTGTGGATGGTGATCGTGCCGGACATGCGGCCGCTGGCCGCGACGGCGCGGGGGTCGTCCTTGCCGACCGGGGTCCCCGAGACGACGATCTTGGTCTCGGCGTTGGGAATCGTCTCGACGACCTCGAAGGCCAGTTCAGGCAGGTCCGACTCGACCTTCGTCACCTTGAACGCGGTGCCCTTGCGGAAGGGCGCGACCCGGATCGACTGGTCGAGGCTCTTCTTGAACCGGTAGGTGACGCGGGCGGGACTCGCGGTGAGCTCCTGCTGCACCCAGCACTGGATCTCGAAGTCGGCCGTCGGCATCTCGGGCACGTTGGTCTCGACGCGGATGTTGTCGCGGTGCTGGCCGGGCTCGATGTCGGCCGGCAGCGTCACCTCGAGCGCCGCGGTCCGGGGATTGCCGTCGAGGTTGTTGATCACCTTCACCTCGAAGAGGCCCTTGCGGGTCCCGGCGGCCGAGATCTCCAGGGGGCCCTCGGTCTGCTTGGTGAAGACGGCGCGGCGGGTCATGACCTCGCCGCTGAGGCTCTGGGTGAAGCCGATGCGCTGGCTGACCGGGTCGATGACCATGGGCGCGAAGACCTCGGCCGTGATCATGACCGTCACCTGGGGATTCAGGGGGTCGTTCGAGCTGATGTTGACGGCCTTGACCACGTGGCCGTTGAACTTCTTGCTGCTGAACTCGATGGTGATCAGGGTGCTTTCGCCCGGTCCGAGGGAGCGGGTGTCGAGGGTCGGCACGGTGCAGCCGCAGTCGGCGTGCACGTCCTCGATCTGGAGCGTTCCGGCGCCCTTGTTGGTCACGGTGACGGTGGTGGTCCGGGTCTGCTGCTGGTCCATGGGGCCGAAGTCGAAGGACATGGGCGAGACCTCGATCACCTGGGCGGAGGCGCCGAGGGGAGCGAGGACCACGAGGGCCAGGGCGAGCAGCAGGGGGGCGGGAATCTGTCGCATGACGAGCCTTCCTGAATCGTGCGGCCGCGCGGCGGGCGCGGCGGGATCGGGGTTGTCCGCAAGGGTGGCCGCGGCGGCGGCCGGGCCCTGTAAACGGTAATCCCACCGTCGGGTTCCGGCAATTTTGGCCCTTCCCCAACGCGGGAGCACCCCCTAGGATAGCACCAAACCCCACGGAGGTGCCATGTTCGACACGACCCTGAGCTTCCGGCACGTGATCCGCGGCCTGATCTTCATGCTGCTGGTGATGGTGTCGGGGACGCTCTGGTTCACGCTGGTCGAGGGCTTCACGGTCCTCGACGCGGTCTACATGACGGTGATCACCGTCAGCACGGTCGGCTTCCGCGAGGTGGGGGGCGACCTGGACGCGTCGGGCAAGATCTTCGTGCTCTTCCTGATCACGAGCGGCCTGGCCGTGCTCACCTACACCCTGGGGTCGCTGGGCCGGTTCATCGTCGAGGGCTCCATCGAGCGGTACGTCGGGAGGCGCAGGATGGTACGCGAGATCGGGAACATGTCGGGCCACTACATCGTGGCCGGTCACGGGCGCATGGGCGAGATCCTGTGCGAGGAACTGGCCCGGGAGAACGTGCCCTTCGTGGTCATCGAGGGCGATCCGGACACGGCCGAGCAGCTGGCCCGGAAGGGCTACCGGGTCGTGGAGGGCGACGCGACCGAGGACGAGGTGCTCGGGCGCGCGGGCGTGGCGCGGGCGCGCTCGCTGGTGGCCGTGGTCTCGAACAACGTGGACAACCTGTACATCACGCTCTCGGCGCGGGAGATGTGCCGGGGCGTGAACGACAAGCTGTACATCCTGGCCCGCGCCACCGACGACGCGGCCAGCGAGAAGATCAAGCGGGCCGGGGCCGACCGGGTCATCTCGCCCTACGTGATCGGCGGCATGCGCATCGTGCAGGCCCTGCTGCGGCCCACGGTGTACGACTTCATGGACATCGCCACCCAGGGCGGCGGCATGGAGCTCATGTTCGAGGAGCTGCCCATCGGCGACGGCTCGAACCTCGACGGGGTGGCCCTGCGCGACTCCGGCATCCGCGCCGACTACGACATCATCGTCATCGCGGTGAAGAAGCCGTCCGGCCGGATGGTCTTCAATCCCGGTCCCGGGCAGGAGCTGGCGAAGGGCGACGTGCTGATCACCCTCGGCGACCGCGAGCAGCTCGACCGGCTGCGGGGCGCCCTCGCCTGACGGCCGGTCTTGCGCGCGGGGGGTGCGATCGGTTTATTCTTGACTATCGTGGTCAACATATAGCCGAGCGCGGCCGCACGGGGCGGTCGCGGGCCCGCCCGACGAAAGGCCGCAAGACCATGTCAGAGAGAATCCACGGCAACGCCACCGGACTCGTGGGGGGCACCCCCCTGGTGCGGCTGGCCCGACTCGTCCCCGCCCACGGGGAGATCCTGGCCAAGCTCGAGTCGGCAAATCCCATGAGCAGCGTGAAGGACCGCATCGGCCTGGCCATGATCGAGGCCGCCGAGCGCGACGGCAAGCTGGCTCCCGGCGGCGAGATCATCGAGCCCACGAGCGGCAACACGGGCATCGCCCTGGCCTTCGTGGGGGCGGCGCGGGGCTACCGGGTCACGCTGGTCATGCCCGAAAGCATGTCGCTCGAGCGCCGGGCGGTGCTGCGCTCGCTCGGGGCCGAACTCGTGCTGACGCCGGCGGCGGGCGGCATGAAGGGCGCCATCACGCGGGCCGCCGAGCTGCTGGCCGAGCGCCCCGGGGCGTTCATGCCCGACCAGTTCGCCAACCCGGCCAATCCCGAGGTGCACTACCGCACCACGGCCGAGGAGATCTGGGCCGACACCGGCGGGCGCGTCGACGTCCTGGTCTGCGGCGTCGGCACCGGCGGCACCCTGACCGGCACCACGCGTCGCCTGCGCGAGCTGAACCGCAACCTGAAGACCTACGCCGTCGAGCCTGCCGAATCGCCGGTGATCTCGGGCGGGCAGCCCGGACCCCACAAGATCCAGGGCATCGGCGCGGGCTTCATCCCGGTGAACCTGGACACGAGCCTCATCACCGAGACCCTGCAGGTGGGGAACGAGGAAGCCATGGAGATGGCCCGCCGCGCCGCCCGCGAGGAGGGGCTGTTCGTGGGCATCAGCTCGGGCGCGGCCCTGGCGGCGGCCCTGCGCCTGGGCGCGCGGCCGGAAATGGAGGGCCGGCGCATCGTGGTCGTGCTGCCGAGCTTCGGCGAGCGCTACCTGAGCTCGGACCTGTTCAAGCAGTTCATGCACTAACCCGAACAGCGGGCGGGCCGGTCCGCGGGGCCGGCCGGGAGGCACACCGTGACCAACGACGATCGCAGCCGCCAGTTGCGCCGCCTGACCAGCGACGTGGTCGACACGTTCCGCACCGTGGGCGGCATCAACCGCATCGGCGAGAAGAACCTGCCCAGCCAGGCGGCCGTGGTGGCGATCCTGGACGAGCTGCAGGCGGTGGTCTTTCCCGGCTACCACGGCGACCCCATTCCGGAGAACGCCGACCTCGAGGTGCTCGTGGGGGCCCGTCTCGACGCCGTGGCGCGCAACCTGAGCGCCGTCATCGAGCGCACCCTGCGTTTCTGCCGCCAGCTCGACTGCCGCTGCGAGGAACTGTGGCAGACCA
Protein-coding sequences here:
- a CDS encoding cob(I)yrinic acid a,c-diamide adenosyltransferase; the encoded protein is MARIYTRTGDDGTTHLGDGSRDRKCADRIALYGEVDELNSVLGCAVAALRRVGLEGLGTLVQDLQDIQSRLFDLGAVLAHPGKSAEWAGDPAAGHDFGAAELEKLIDRLDANLAPLKNFILPGGQEGAALLHLARAVCRRVERQAVELAAREPVPAGAVVFLNRLSDFLFTAARAANAAAGVRDIPWVGQSKGA
- a CDS encoding RNA polymerase sigma factor, coding for MTRYRSRAYGIALSLTGNHDDAMDAMQKAFIRVHRSLGRFRLEEPFFPWLYRIVRNTSLNQKRDEGRHKGECPLEWVERDDGRPDPLATTVADDLRERLWQGVQELPEEMRTVFALYHFEGLKYREIAASLGIPLGTVMSRLHAARTRLRQVVEPEEAS
- a CDS encoding zf-HC2 domain-containing protein: MNGNGSFDPRKEAHLLSAYVDGELDAADLARVEAHLARPDSESGEARREIERLRRLKALTGAMRLKEPPPEEWEAFWENVYNRAERSVGWILLMVGVVVVGAWAALQVVLALTHAENLPLYVKGGIFVGAAGLLVLLVSVVRERWYARQRTRYKDVIR
- a CDS encoding heavy metal-binding domain-containing protein, whose amino-acid sequence is MLCTTTHEIAGKRIVRTIGLVRGNTIRARHLGHDLMAGLKNMVGGEITDYTKMIAECREEALDRMVAEAEANGANAVVGVRFATSEMMEHAAELLAYGTAVVVEDV
- a CDS encoding patatin-like phospholipase family protein, coding for MKRRLPALTPLAILLLTTIVLRPGLAPAQTAPTSPPPAERPRIGLVLGGGGARGGAHIGVLQVLMEQNIPIDFVAGTSMGAVIGSLYSVGLMPDEIQATLEGIDWDDLFSDRPARQDRTFRRKQDDTADFLPVEWGWKDRGVVLASAAISGQKLGFAFREPALYLLGHESFDDLPTPFRAVTTDLQTGEMFVPDHGNLLKAVRASMSIPGVFPPVEWDGRKLVDGYLARNLPVDVGRAMGADIIIAVDVGAIPAETDPAKLRTISGINEQKGYIGARQNVDPQVANADIVIQPDLTGISTRDFKRVLDTIGPGREAALRVVDQLRALALPQDEYVEHLRRHRERNIRPVTVNEIRITNESVAGDAAVRARLGQELGQPLDMVQLEEDFTALYDYGVFELVDFSLHPLDGGGYALEVITIPKHYAPNILNFGFSYLGGDGGQSELTARMRWTRMELNTHGGEVRTDFKIGPRTGLSAELYQPLTMRRLSFVALTGTWAYQRKPWYYLLKEWGDYNIERFQVQPEVGLRLGRWGEIRGGLAYGHLTASDRSGLSLGEFDGAFGGVTGSLGGDMLNRPVLPYAGWAGRVRWFHALPDLGSGLDYHQADAALGLAFGSADDVFILTGQGGTNFHTDMPLFAVFTLGGPGRISGLHQDQISGEIYALSTAAYYRRLTRATSPYATSWYVGVQLEAGNAWYWLDDPSADDLRYAALFSLVGTTFAGPLALSYGRTDEGQDALYLSLGVLQHFVN
- a CDS encoding 4Fe-4S binding protein; this translates as MPALVDKSMCTACEECVEACPTEVISMVDGKAWVNAEECIDCEACVDACPEGAISMVDE
- a CDS encoding DoxX family membrane protein, which produces MSAVVVLLCRLAVGGVFIYASLDKLAHPQAFAEAIHHYRLVPYALLHPSALLLPMVEFVLGAALVLGIARRGASLWAAFLLVVFTIAIGTALARGLDISCGCFNTDAGHGVGVSLLFRDLGLLLLCLPPLLARDDRWGLSALLRK
- a CDS encoding rhodanese-like domain-containing protein, whose translation is MSRFAAWTPDWPASLREAGVLLLVAAVAAGGWWARQDDPLPLAAEPAVYQLELAAPLIDVPAALAFYDEGVHLFVDTRAETGGETVPGALFIREDSFDDDLRANFDFLLPEDRLILVGDGNLTRTSNVAARLIERGYGDVVILKGGLQAWRGAGGEISAAPAEAAP
- a CDS encoding DUF1573 domain-containing protein; protein product: MRQIPAPLLLALALVVLAPLGASAQVIEVSPMSFDFGPMDQQQTRTTTVTVTNKGAGTLQIEDVHADCGCTVPTLDTRSLGPGESTLITIEFSSKKFNGHVVKAVNISSNDPLNPQVTVMITAEVFAPMVIDPVSQRIGFTQSLSGEVMTRRAVFTKQTEGPLEISAAGTRKGLFEVKVINNLDGNPRTAALEVTLPADIEPGQHRDNIRVETNVPEMPTADFEIQCWVQQELTASPARVTYRFKKSLDQSIRVAPFRKGTAFKVTKVESDLPELAFEVVETIPNAETKIVVSGTPVGKDDPRAVAASGRMSGTITIHTDLKSTPVIEIPVTYMVRM
- a CDS encoding potassium channel protein; translated protein: MFDTTLSFRHVIRGLIFMLLVMVSGTLWFTLVEGFTVLDAVYMTVITVSTVGFREVGGDLDASGKIFVLFLITSGLAVLTYTLGSLGRFIVEGSIERYVGRRRMVREIGNMSGHYIVAGHGRMGEILCEELARENVPFVVIEGDPDTAEQLARKGYRVVEGDATEDEVLGRAGVARARSLVAVVSNNVDNLYITLSAREMCRGVNDKLYILARATDDAASEKIKRAGADRVISPYVIGGMRIVQALLRPTVYDFMDIATQGGGMELMFEELPIGDGSNLDGVALRDSGIRADYDIIVIAVKKPSGRMVFNPGPGQELAKGDVLITLGDREQLDRLRGALA
- the cysK gene encoding cysteine synthase A translates to MSERIHGNATGLVGGTPLVRLARLVPAHGEILAKLESANPMSSVKDRIGLAMIEAAERDGKLAPGGEIIEPTSGNTGIALAFVGAARGYRVTLVMPESMSLERRAVLRSLGAELVLTPAAGGMKGAITRAAELLAERPGAFMPDQFANPANPEVHYRTTAEEIWADTGGRVDVLVCGVGTGGTLTGTTRRLRELNRNLKTYAVEPAESPVISGGQPGPHKIQGIGAGFIPVNLDTSLITETLQVGNEEAMEMARRAAREEGLFVGISSGAALAAALRLGARPEMEGRRIVVVLPSFGERYLSSDLFKQFMH